A genomic region of Kribbella sp. NBC_00382 contains the following coding sequences:
- a CDS encoding YciI family protein: MPEYLIYFNQQWVGDHTEEWFAGRGPLAMAVVNEMKAAGVYVFAGGLEEEDGPVYAADPTSGEVVMTDGPYVETKEFLGGFALVNVPDDETAKMWAAKVAEGCGWPHEVRRFKPQPRTE, from the coding sequence ATGCCGGAGTACCTCATCTACTTCAACCAGCAGTGGGTTGGCGACCACACCGAAGAGTGGTTCGCCGGTCGCGGCCCACTAGCCATGGCCGTCGTCAACGAGATGAAGGCGGCCGGTGTGTACGTCTTCGCCGGCGGCCTGGAGGAGGAAGACGGTCCCGTGTACGCCGCCGACCCCACCAGCGGCGAAGTCGTGATGACCGACGGCCCGTACGTAGAAACCAAGGAATTCCTAGGCGGCTTCGCCCTCGTCAACGTCCCCGACGACGAAACCGCCAAGATGTGGGCCGCCAAGGTCGCAGAAGGCTGCGGCTGGCCCCACGAAGTCCGCCGCTTCAAACCCCAACCCCGCACCGAGTGA
- a CDS encoding DinB family protein, with translation MSTWSTPERVVPPNNPVDERAALEDRLEFQRTTLLLKCGGLTPEQLALRSVPPSMLSLLGLVRHMSGVEAWFHEYDDQPDHLYFWDYAPGSTGGSAKVDVARAADDLASYQASVARSRAAVAGLSLDEVSPGDDYTLRWIYLHMIEEYARHNGHADFLRERIDGATGE, from the coding sequence ATGTCGACGTGGAGTACGCCCGAGCGAGTCGTGCCGCCGAACAATCCGGTCGATGAGCGGGCCGCGCTCGAGGACCGGCTCGAATTCCAGCGCACGACATTGCTGCTGAAATGTGGCGGGCTGACGCCGGAGCAACTGGCGCTGCGGTCGGTGCCGCCGTCGATGCTCTCGCTGCTCGGCCTTGTTCGGCACATGTCTGGAGTTGAGGCCTGGTTCCATGAGTACGACGACCAGCCGGACCACCTGTATTTCTGGGACTACGCGCCGGGCTCGACGGGAGGCAGCGCGAAGGTCGACGTCGCGCGTGCCGCCGATGACCTGGCCAGCTATCAGGCGAGTGTCGCTCGGTCACGAGCGGCCGTCGCCGGGCTGAGTCTCGACGAGGTCAGCCCGGGCGACGACTACACGCTGCGGTGGATCTACCTGCACATGATCGAGGAGTACGCCCGCCACAACGGCCACGCGGACTTCCTCCGCGAACGCATCGACGGCGCCACAGGCGAGTAG
- a CDS encoding NUDIX hydrolase, whose translation MVARIQIAVAVLVRDGLVLLVHRHPSRRWYPDSWSFSAGGHVETGELPHQAVTRECLEELGVQVHDPVPVPMTINDPTLDVQAFLITHWDGEPFNAAPEEHDDLRWYRPSDLADLKMAHPESLPTLLNAIQTATGPAGAYYASP comes from the coding sequence ATGGTCGCCCGGATTCAGATCGCAGTCGCCGTTCTTGTACGCGACGGTCTCGTGCTCCTCGTGCATCGCCACCCATCGCGTCGCTGGTATCCCGACAGCTGGAGCTTCTCCGCCGGCGGCCATGTCGAGACAGGCGAGTTGCCTCACCAAGCAGTCACTCGTGAATGCCTCGAAGAACTAGGGGTCCAAGTCCACGACCCCGTACCCGTCCCGATGACGATCAACGACCCCACCCTCGACGTGCAGGCGTTCCTCATCACACACTGGGACGGCGAACCTTTCAACGCCGCCCCCGAGGAGCACGACGACCTCCGCTGGTACCGCCCCAGTGATCTAGCAGACCTGAAGATGGCCCACCCGGAAAGCCTGCCAACCCTCCTGAACGCCATCCAGACCGCAACCGGGCCTGCGGGCGCGTACTACGCGTCTCCGTAG
- a CDS encoding DUF6326 family protein — MDLSILTTTTEPRMRTRRPIATLEEQQVPVRVKLAAAWTSFMLLYAYVDILNFFTPGVIGDILDGRVFEFDLSQTFSTTALTLVAIPTLMVVLSTTLPARANRITNLVVASVYVPVSAFNVVGESWTYFYGLGVALELIVLALILRFAWTWPRTAPSAILTTSPDRETVRAADVR, encoded by the coding sequence GTGGATCTATCGATCCTCACCACGACAACGGAGCCCAGGATGAGAACACGTCGACCCATCGCAACACTGGAAGAGCAGCAGGTCCCGGTGAGAGTCAAGCTCGCGGCAGCGTGGACGAGCTTCATGTTGCTGTACGCCTACGTGGACATTCTCAACTTCTTCACGCCCGGCGTCATCGGAGACATCCTCGACGGCAGGGTGTTCGAGTTCGACCTCTCCCAGACCTTTTCGACCACGGCGCTGACTCTTGTGGCGATCCCGACCCTCATGGTCGTGCTGTCGACGACGCTGCCCGCCCGGGCGAACCGCATCACGAACCTCGTCGTGGCCTCGGTCTACGTCCCCGTCTCGGCATTCAACGTGGTGGGTGAGTCCTGGACATACTTCTACGGCCTTGGCGTCGCACTGGAACTGATCGTTCTCGCCCTCATCCTGCGGTTCGCCTGGACCTGGCCCCGGACCGCGCCGTCGGCGATCCTGACGACCAGCCCGGACCGTGAAACCGTTCGCGCTGCCGATGTGAGGTAA
- a CDS encoding acyl-CoA desaturase yields MTPVAAPEAPTGARQAGEFDTDHGTRGGEQKGPWEQIALALFIGIPFLAVLAAVPIAWGGFLSWRDIVIAAVFYTISGHGISIGFHRYFTHKSFKPNRPLKYALAIAGSLAIEGPVVRWVADHRKHHKFSDREGDPHSPWRYGTSLRALTKGFWHAHIGWLFDSEQTPQRQYAPDLLKDRDIVKVSRMFPFLVLASLFAPAVIGGLWSWSIEGALTAFFWASLVRIALLHHVTWSINSICHTIGNRPFKSRDKSGNVWWLAILSQGESWHNLHHSDPTCARHGVLRGQLDTSARTIWFFEKLRWVSDVRWPVKERLEARRVTAQP; encoded by the coding sequence ATGACTCCAGTTGCGGCTCCGGAGGCGCCCACCGGCGCCCGGCAGGCTGGCGAGTTCGACACCGACCACGGGACGCGCGGCGGTGAGCAGAAGGGGCCCTGGGAACAGATCGCCCTCGCGCTGTTCATCGGGATCCCCTTCCTGGCGGTGCTTGCGGCGGTACCGATCGCGTGGGGCGGCTTTCTCAGCTGGCGCGACATCGTGATCGCGGCCGTCTTCTACACGATCTCCGGGCACGGCATCTCGATCGGCTTCCACCGGTACTTCACCCACAAGTCGTTCAAGCCGAACCGTCCCCTCAAATACGCGCTGGCGATCGCCGGCTCACTCGCGATCGAAGGCCCCGTGGTCCGCTGGGTGGCCGACCATCGCAAGCATCACAAGTTCTCCGACCGCGAGGGCGACCCGCACAGCCCGTGGCGGTACGGCACCAGCCTCAGGGCCCTCACCAAGGGGTTCTGGCACGCCCACATCGGCTGGCTCTTCGACAGCGAGCAGACCCCGCAGCGGCAGTACGCGCCGGACCTGCTCAAGGACCGCGACATCGTCAAGGTCTCCCGGATGTTCCCGTTCCTGGTACTGGCGAGCCTGTTCGCACCAGCCGTCATCGGCGGTCTGTGGTCGTGGTCGATCGAGGGCGCGCTGACCGCGTTCTTCTGGGCCAGCCTGGTCCGGATCGCCCTGCTGCACCATGTCACCTGGTCGATCAACTCGATCTGCCACACGATCGGCAACCGGCCGTTCAAGTCCCGCGACAAGTCCGGCAACGTCTGGTGGCTGGCGATCCTCAGCCAGGGCGAGTCCTGGCACAACCTGCACCACTCCGACCCGACCTGCGCGCGGCACGGCGTACTGAGAGGTCAGCTCGACACCTCGGCAAGGACCATCTGGTTCTTCGAGAAGCTGCGCTGGGTCAGCGACGTCCGCTGGCCGGTCAAGGAACGCCTCGAAGCGCGCAGGGTCACCGCCCAGCCGTAA
- a CDS encoding TetR/AcrR family transcriptional regulator, whose product MTDPKPRRTTRVRMTSADRREQLIVIARGLFAEKGYEATSVEEIAARAEVSKPVVYEHFGGKEGLYAVVVDREVRKLLDTVTASLTAGRAHELVEQAALALLDYIENSSDGFRILVRDSPVGSSSGSFISILSDVGTRVEHILAEEFKRRGLDPKFAPMYAQMLVGMVALTGQWWLDVRRPKKTDVAAHLVNLAWNGLSGLETKPTLSTRPHK is encoded by the coding sequence GTGACCGACCCCAAGCCGCGCCGTACGACCCGAGTCCGGATGACCAGTGCCGACCGGCGCGAGCAGTTGATCGTGATCGCCCGTGGCCTGTTCGCCGAGAAGGGCTACGAGGCGACTTCCGTCGAGGAGATCGCGGCCCGCGCCGAGGTCTCCAAGCCGGTCGTGTACGAACACTTCGGCGGCAAAGAGGGCCTGTACGCCGTGGTCGTGGACCGCGAGGTGCGCAAACTGCTCGACACCGTGACGGCCAGCCTGACCGCCGGCCGCGCGCACGAACTGGTCGAGCAGGCGGCGCTGGCCCTGCTGGACTACATCGAGAACTCCTCCGACGGCTTCCGGATCCTGGTCCGCGACTCCCCCGTCGGCTCGTCCAGCGGTTCGTTCATCTCGATCCTCAGCGACGTCGGTACCCGGGTCGAGCACATCCTGGCCGAGGAGTTCAAGCGCCGCGGCCTGGATCCGAAGTTCGCCCCGATGTACGCGCAGATGCTGGTCGGCATGGTCGCACTGACCGGTCAGTGGTGGCTCGACGTCCGCCGCCCGAAGAAAACCGATGTCGCAGCCCACCTGGTCAACCTCGCCTGGAACGGCCTGTCCGGCCTCGAGACCAAGCCGACGCTGTCCACCCGGCCGCACAAATAG
- a CDS encoding sensor histidine kinase codes for MTGTMSGILAPRRQVSPRSKAFDLLLAGALTLFFGLLGLAQAGYAGVLGFGMLAPLVWRRTHPELVLFAVSAVAVLQWLSGAELQPGNIGLLVALYSISVYGEVKYSRIALGIGGLGVLMATSRYWSGSDWRQQITMMVALGALVFGVWAMGERRRTRGLYVAQLEERAIQAERDRDRESKLAVSNERTRIAREIHDVVAHGLSIMIVQADGGLYAADASPEQAKKALATIGDTGRASLNEMRKMLGLLKQDAQQELDPDQPRPQPGISSLPELIDNVRQAGLTVDYEVTGTPRDLPALLGLTAYRIVQEGLTNTLKHAGPGARTSVHLDFGREMLTVMVSDDGRGAGVAPSSDPGHGLVGMRQRASISGGTVNAGPKAGGGYEVIAKLPYNLPNGGIQ; via the coding sequence ATGACGGGGACCATGTCCGGGATCCTGGCGCCCCGGCGACAGGTCAGCCCGCGCAGCAAAGCGTTCGACCTGCTGCTCGCGGGCGCCCTCACGCTGTTCTTCGGACTGCTCGGGCTGGCCCAGGCGGGCTACGCGGGCGTCCTCGGCTTCGGCATGCTGGCACCGCTGGTCTGGCGCCGCACCCATCCCGAACTGGTCCTCTTCGCCGTCTCCGCGGTCGCCGTCTTGCAATGGCTCAGCGGCGCCGAGCTGCAGCCCGGCAACATCGGCCTGCTCGTCGCGCTCTACTCGATCTCCGTGTACGGCGAGGTGAAGTACAGCCGGATCGCCCTCGGCATCGGCGGACTCGGCGTGCTGATGGCGACGTCGCGCTACTGGAGCGGCTCCGACTGGCGCCAGCAGATCACCATGATGGTCGCGCTCGGCGCACTGGTGTTCGGCGTCTGGGCGATGGGCGAGCGCCGGCGTACCAGAGGCCTGTACGTCGCTCAGCTCGAGGAACGCGCGATCCAGGCAGAGCGAGACCGCGACCGTGAGTCCAAACTTGCCGTCTCGAACGAGCGCACCCGGATCGCCCGGGAGATCCACGACGTCGTTGCCCACGGCCTCTCCATCATGATCGTCCAGGCAGACGGCGGCCTGTACGCCGCGGACGCGTCGCCCGAGCAGGCCAAGAAAGCACTCGCCACGATCGGCGACACCGGCCGGGCCTCACTGAACGAGATGCGCAAGATGCTCGGCCTGCTCAAACAAGACGCCCAGCAGGAGCTCGATCCGGACCAGCCGCGCCCGCAACCCGGCATCTCGTCGCTGCCCGAGCTGATCGACAACGTGCGCCAGGCCGGCCTGACCGTCGACTACGAGGTCACCGGTACCCCTCGTGACCTGCCCGCGTTGCTGGGGCTCACGGCGTACCGGATCGTCCAGGAGGGTTTGACCAACACGCTGAAACACGCCGGGCCGGGAGCGCGCACGTCCGTCCATCTCGACTTCGGGCGCGAGATGCTGACCGTGATGGTCAGCGACGACGGCCGTGGGGCCGGCGTCGCGCCGAGCAGCGATCCCGGCCACGGCCTGGTCGGGATGCGGCAACGCGCGTCCATCTCCGGCGGTACGGTGAACGCCGGACCCAAGGCGGGCGGTGGTTACGAGGTGATCGCCAAGCTGCCGTACAACCTGCCCAACGGAGGAATTCAGTGA
- a CDS encoding response regulator transcription factor: MTDDNVIRVFLVDDQELVRAGFTMLVDSQPDMRVVGQAGDGGEALEKLQVTGSDVVLMDVRMPRLDGVEATRQLQSLPEAPRVIVLTTFDLDEYAFAAIKAGAAGFLLKNTPPADLLNAIRQVHSGDAVVSPSTTRRLLEHFAGSLPDGETERPDLGDLTAREREVLVEVARGLSNTEIATLFTLSEATVKTHIGRILAKTGLRDRVALVVLGYETGIVKPSS; encoded by the coding sequence GTGACCGACGACAACGTCATCCGGGTCTTTCTGGTCGATGACCAGGAGCTTGTCCGCGCCGGCTTCACCATGCTGGTGGACTCGCAGCCGGACATGCGGGTGGTCGGTCAGGCCGGTGACGGCGGCGAGGCGCTGGAGAAGCTCCAGGTGACCGGCAGCGACGTCGTACTGATGGACGTCCGGATGCCACGGCTGGACGGCGTCGAGGCGACCAGGCAACTACAGTCGTTGCCCGAGGCCCCCAGGGTGATCGTGCTGACCACGTTCGACCTGGACGAGTACGCGTTCGCCGCGATCAAGGCCGGCGCGGCCGGCTTCCTGCTCAAGAACACTCCCCCGGCCGATCTGCTGAACGCGATCCGCCAGGTGCACTCCGGCGACGCGGTCGTCTCCCCCAGTACGACCCGCCGCCTGCTCGAGCACTTCGCTGGCTCGCTCCCCGACGGCGAGACCGAGCGCCCCGACCTGGGCGACCTGACGGCGCGCGAGCGCGAAGTACTGGTCGAGGTCGCCCGCGGCCTGTCGAACACCGAGATCGCCACCCTCTTCACGTTGTCCGAGGCAACGGTCAAGACCCACATCGGCCGCATCCTCGCCAAGACCGGTCTCCGCGACCGGGTCGCCCTCGTCGTCCTCGGCTACGAAACCGGCATCGTCAAACCGAGCAGCTGA
- a CDS encoding ABC transporter ATP-binding protein: protein MTIQTGELAPGRLPQDSADRTAIRAHELRKVYGQGDTAVAALDGVSVDFGVGRFTAIMGPSGSGKSTLMHCLAGLDTPTSGQVLLGETELTQLPDAALTKIRRDRIGFVFQSFNLLPMLSAKDNILLPLELGGRKPDQQWMSTLIDVLGLQDRLTHRPSELSGGQQQRVAVARALVGRPEVVFADEPTGNLDSRSGAEVLGFLRRSVREFGQTVVMVTHDPLAASYADRVVMLADGKLAGELADPTPESVLGALRQLGA, encoded by the coding sequence ATGACCATCCAGACCGGCGAACTCGCGCCAGGGCGTCTACCGCAGGACTCAGCTGACCGGACCGCCATCCGCGCACACGAACTTCGCAAGGTCTACGGGCAGGGAGACACCGCGGTCGCCGCGCTCGACGGCGTCTCGGTCGACTTCGGGGTGGGACGCTTCACCGCGATCATGGGCCCCTCGGGCTCCGGCAAGTCGACCCTGATGCACTGCCTGGCCGGCCTGGACACCCCGACGTCGGGCCAGGTACTGCTCGGCGAGACCGAGCTGACCCAGCTCCCGGACGCCGCGCTGACGAAGATCCGGCGGGACCGGATCGGCTTCGTCTTCCAGTCCTTCAACCTGCTGCCGATGCTCTCGGCCAAGGACAACATCCTGCTCCCGCTGGAGCTAGGCGGCCGCAAGCCCGACCAGCAGTGGATGTCCACGCTGATCGACGTACTCGGCCTGCAGGACCGGCTCACGCACCGACCGTCGGAGCTGTCCGGTGGTCAGCAGCAGCGCGTCGCCGTGGCTCGCGCGCTCGTCGGCCGGCCCGAGGTGGTCTTCGCCGACGAGCCGACCGGCAACCTGGACTCACGCTCCGGCGCCGAGGTCCTGGGCTTCCTGCGCCGGAGTGTCCGCGAGTTCGGCCAGACCGTCGTGATGGTCACCCACGACCCGCTAGCAGCGTCGTACGCCGACCGCGTCGTGATGCTTGCCGACGGCAAGCTTGCCGGCGAGCTGGCCGACCCGACCCCGGAGTCCGTACTCGGCGCCCTGCGGCAGCTGGGGGCCTGA
- a CDS encoding ABC transporter permease — translation MRRSILSSLRAHLGRLVAACLAIVLGVGFGTLAMTAHSSATNGIDETIGKQNAGVDAVVDSDRRQASAADVAAVKKLPQVASVVIDTSAFLQVQWAGQVRPDSLGIDARYDTSKIAGPTTSAGKLPEAKNEIALPAKLADKYKVSVGQDLKLTTWDGKAYPVKVVGLIDDSTSIGGGNAVATAETVKTFEPQGYINQLKVAANPGVTQAALSSAITAVVNEGVQVYTGEGWIDHEVSSITHGIDVLGGVFGMFAVIALFVACLVIGNTFTIVIAQRTREMALLRCVGASRKQVFSSVLAEATVVGLVASGIGVVFGVALSAIALTLARSFDWGLPPVDLHLDLASVFIPLLLGTIATILAAVVPARRATRVAPLAALRPEAAPVAKSKAGIVRLVFGFLLLAGGGALLALGASSHQVIIGVAGGVISFVGILSIGSLLVPALVRLLGALPARSGGVPARIAVANAVRNPRRTAATTSALLIGVTLISLTCVGIASVRKTFDVTMDKEYPVDVTMKVYDEKLPATAANQLKSIKGITQVVPVRSASVKSAGNTLEITGIDQASASSVIHNPTLVNQLQPGTALVDRNTLYSLNVENGAIVTIVSGQQKMNFKVIQAQGLDPITVTSADLQKLAPKAAVTGYWLASDPKADGPKVMDELKQSLPTIKNLNISGGLPERSFYTKVFDILLLVAVGLLGVSVLIALVGVGNTLSLSVLERTRENALLRAMGLTRRQLRGMLAVESLLMALVAAGLGIALGLVYGWTGTAALMGGQVDGPISYAVPGRLLITIALVAAVAGLVASILPARRAAKVAPAGALATE, via the coding sequence GTGCGACGCTCCATTCTCTCCTCCCTGCGCGCCCACCTGGGCCGCCTGGTCGCCGCCTGCCTGGCGATCGTGCTGGGTGTCGGGTTCGGCACCCTGGCGATGACCGCGCACTCGTCGGCCACCAACGGCATCGACGAGACCATCGGCAAGCAGAACGCCGGGGTCGACGCGGTCGTCGACTCCGACCGTCGACAGGCCTCGGCGGCCGACGTGGCCGCGGTCAAGAAGCTGCCGCAGGTCGCCTCGGTCGTGATCGACACCTCGGCGTTCCTGCAGGTCCAGTGGGCCGGTCAGGTCCGGCCGGACTCGCTCGGTATCGACGCCCGGTACGACACCTCGAAGATCGCCGGCCCGACCACCTCGGCCGGGAAGTTGCCGGAAGCAAAGAACGAGATCGCGCTGCCGGCCAAGCTGGCGGACAAGTACAAGGTCTCCGTCGGCCAGGACCTGAAGCTCACTACCTGGGACGGCAAGGCCTACCCGGTGAAGGTCGTCGGCCTGATCGACGACAGCACCTCGATCGGTGGCGGGAACGCGGTCGCCACGGCCGAGACGGTGAAGACCTTCGAACCACAGGGCTACATCAACCAGCTCAAGGTCGCTGCCAACCCCGGCGTGACCCAGGCGGCATTGAGCAGCGCGATCACCGCCGTCGTCAACGAAGGCGTCCAGGTCTACACCGGCGAGGGCTGGATCGACCACGAGGTCTCCAGCATCACGCACGGGATCGACGTCCTCGGTGGGGTGTTCGGCATGTTCGCCGTCATCGCGCTGTTCGTCGCCTGCCTGGTGATCGGCAACACCTTCACGATCGTGATCGCCCAGCGGACCCGCGAGATGGCGCTGCTGCGCTGCGTCGGGGCGTCGCGCAAGCAGGTGTTCTCCTCGGTACTGGCCGAAGCGACCGTGGTCGGGTTGGTTGCCTCTGGCATCGGTGTGGTCTTCGGGGTCGCACTGTCCGCCATCGCGCTCACGCTGGCCCGGTCCTTCGACTGGGGCCTCCCGCCGGTCGACCTGCACCTCGACCTCGCGTCGGTGTTCATCCCGCTCCTGCTCGGTACGATCGCGACGATCCTGGCGGCCGTAGTACCGGCTCGGCGAGCGACTCGGGTTGCTCCGCTGGCAGCGTTGCGGCCCGAGGCGGCTCCGGTCGCGAAGTCCAAGGCCGGCATCGTGCGCTTGGTCTTCGGCTTCCTCCTGCTGGCCGGCGGCGGGGCGTTGCTCGCCCTGGGCGCCAGCTCACACCAGGTGATCATCGGCGTCGCCGGCGGCGTGATCTCCTTCGTCGGGATCCTGTCGATCGGCTCGCTGCTGGTCCCGGCCCTGGTCAGGTTGCTGGGCGCGTTGCCCGCGCGGAGCGGCGGGGTGCCCGCGCGGATCGCCGTCGCCAACGCCGTCCGCAACCCGCGGCGGACCGCGGCGACCACCTCGGCGCTGCTGATCGGTGTCACGCTGATCAGCCTGACCTGTGTCGGGATCGCCTCGGTCCGCAAGACGTTCGATGTCACGATGGACAAGGAATACCCGGTCGACGTGACGATGAAGGTGTACGACGAGAAGCTGCCGGCCACCGCGGCCAACCAGCTGAAGAGCATCAAGGGCATCACCCAGGTCGTACCGGTCCGGTCGGCCTCAGTGAAGTCGGCCGGCAACACCCTCGAGATCACCGGCATCGACCAGGCCTCCGCCTCCTCGGTGATCCACAACCCGACGCTGGTCAACCAACTCCAGCCCGGTACCGCTCTGGTCGACCGCAACACGCTGTACTCGCTGAACGTCGAGAACGGCGCCATCGTCACCATCGTGTCGGGGCAGCAGAAGATGAACTTCAAGGTGATCCAGGCGCAGGGGCTCGACCCGATCACGGTCACCTCCGCCGACCTGCAGAAGCTCGCGCCGAAGGCAGCGGTGACCGGCTACTGGCTGGCCTCCGACCCGAAGGCCGACGGCCCGAAGGTGATGGACGAGCTCAAGCAGTCGCTGCCGACGATCAAGAACCTGAACATCTCCGGCGGGCTGCCCGAGCGGAGCTTCTACACCAAGGTGTTCGATATCCTGCTGCTCGTCGCGGTCGGCCTGCTCGGGGTCTCGGTACTGATCGCGCTGGTCGGCGTCGGCAACACGCTCAGCCTTTCGGTGCTGGAGCGGACGCGTGAGAACGCCCTGCTCCGGGCGATGGGCCTGACCAGGCGTCAACTGCGCGGCATGCTCGCGGTCGAGTCGTTGCTGATGGCACTCGTCGCGGCGGGCCTGGGAATCGCCCTCGGGTTGGTCTACGGCTGGACCGGCACAGCGGCCCTGATGGGCGGCCAGGTCGACGGACCGATCTCGTACGCCGTACCGGGCCGGCTCCTGATCACGATCGCGCTGGTCGCCGCGGTCGCCGGTCTGGTCGCGTCGATCCTCCCGGCCCGGCGCGCCGCGAAGGTCGCACCAGCCGGGGCGCTGGCCACCGAGTAG
- a CDS encoding VOC family protein — translation MRLDHVQVSCPPGGEEVARAFYRDALGMTELEKPPLLAARGGCWFKEGDAEVHVGVEEDFSPALKAHPALAVDDLDQLAETLQNKGYPVKWDNETIPGRRRFHTADGHGNRVEIV, via the coding sequence ATGAGACTCGATCACGTGCAGGTGTCCTGCCCGCCCGGTGGCGAGGAGGTGGCGCGCGCCTTTTATCGCGATGCGCTCGGTATGACTGAGCTGGAGAAGCCGCCGTTGCTGGCGGCGCGGGGCGGATGCTGGTTCAAGGAGGGCGATGCGGAGGTGCACGTCGGCGTGGAAGAGGACTTCAGCCCCGCGTTGAAGGCGCATCCCGCGCTGGCTGTCGACGACCTCGATCAACTGGCTGAAACCCTGCAGAACAAGGGCTATCCGGTCAAGTGGGACAACGAGACGATCCCGGGCCGCCGGCGGTTTCACACCGCCGACGGCCACGGGAACCGGGTCGAGATCGTCTGA
- a CDS encoding methyltransferase domain-containing protein: MRTSPVWNPQQYNKYADERGRPFADLIGRVRADEPATVVDLGCGPGNLTATLLDRWPGATVHGVDSSPQMIETAQPLAGDRLTFEVGDLLEWSAEPESIDVIVTNATLQWIPEQLELLPGFVRALKPGGWLAIQIPGNGNAPSHAILRELAATDPYAEYAKDKSLRPDVPGPAEYVAALSAEGCTVDAWETTYSHLLEGDNAVLEWVKGTGARPVLQSLPDELRARFEAEYGARLNEAYPQKEFGTLLPFRRIFAVAQKES; this comes from the coding sequence ATGCGCACGTCCCCGGTCTGGAACCCCCAGCAATACAACAAGTACGCCGACGAGCGAGGCCGCCCGTTCGCCGACCTGATCGGCCGCGTCCGGGCGGACGAGCCCGCCACGGTGGTCGATCTCGGATGTGGGCCCGGCAATCTGACCGCCACGCTGCTGGATCGGTGGCCGGGTGCGACTGTGCATGGGGTGGACAGCTCGCCGCAGATGATCGAGACGGCTCAGCCGCTGGCCGGCGATCGGCTCACCTTTGAGGTGGGAGATCTGCTGGAGTGGAGTGCTGAGCCCGAGTCGATCGATGTGATCGTCACCAACGCGACTCTGCAGTGGATCCCTGAGCAGCTCGAGTTGCTGCCGGGCTTCGTGCGGGCGCTCAAGCCGGGCGGTTGGCTGGCGATCCAGATTCCGGGCAACGGGAACGCGCCGTCGCATGCCATCCTGCGGGAGCTGGCCGCGACGGATCCGTACGCCGAGTACGCGAAGGACAAGTCGCTTCGGCCGGACGTGCCGGGGCCGGCGGAGTACGTGGCGGCGCTGAGTGCCGAAGGATGCACGGTCGACGCGTGGGAGACGACGTACAGCCATCTGCTGGAAGGCGACAACGCCGTCCTCGAGTGGGTGAAGGGGACAGGGGCCCGGCCCGTCCTGCAGTCGTTGCCTGATGAGCTTCGCGCGCGGTTCGAAGCGGAGTACGGGGCTCGGTTGAACGAGGCTTATCCGCAAAAGGAGTTCGGGACGCTGTTGCCGTTCCGCCGGATCTTCGCAGTTGCCCAGAAGGAGAGCTGA
- a CDS encoding MarR family winged helix-turn-helix transcriptional regulator: MRDEVDRLIEAWRRERPDLDVAPMEVLSRVTRLARHLDRARSHAFATHGLESWEFDVLAALRRAGEPYQLSPGRLLKETLVTSGTMTNRVDRLTARGLVERLPDPGDRRGVLVQLTDAGRDSVDAAMADLLAHERTLLGSISERDQAKIARVLRELVGPFDQEKH; encoded by the coding sequence ATGAGAGACGAGGTCGACCGGCTGATCGAGGCCTGGCGTCGGGAGCGACCCGATCTCGACGTGGCGCCGATGGAGGTGCTTTCCCGGGTGACCCGGTTGGCGCGCCATCTCGATCGCGCCCGGAGCCATGCGTTCGCGACGCATGGACTGGAGTCCTGGGAGTTCGACGTACTGGCGGCACTGCGGCGGGCCGGGGAGCCGTACCAGCTCTCCCCCGGGCGGTTGCTCAAGGAGACTCTGGTGACGTCGGGGACGATGACGAACCGGGTCGACCGGCTGACCGCGCGCGGCCTGGTGGAGCGGTTGCCCGATCCGGGTGACCGGCGAGGCGTACTGGTTCAGCTGACCGACGCCGGCCGTGACTCGGTCGACGCGGCGATGGCCGATCTGCTCGCACACGAGCGCACCCTGCTCGGTTCGATCAGCGAGCGCGACCAAGCCAAGATCGCCCGCGTACTGCGCGAACTGGTCGGCCCGTTCGACCAGGAAAAACACTGA